The Fortiea contorta PCC 7126 genome has a segment encoding these proteins:
- a CDS encoding 1,2-dihydroxy-3-keto-5-methylthiopentene dioxygenase, protein MATLLLDDGTLATDLNEITRELDTLGIYLKHYEPGTSLLFPNLLGQDILTDAEKCYILELHSSVFEFLQQENGYLWCDLLSIHPGSPHLQTAIATYSRYHTHSAPEPLYVLAGEMLFGFVRADGVQIQLLLQAQDYLVIPPGVEHWSSPTASLYCKGVRYFTTAEGWLPTYTGTQLSDSSNKP, encoded by the coding sequence ATGGCTACTCTATTACTTGACGACGGCACGCTCGCTACTGACTTGAATGAGATAACTCGTGAACTCGATACCCTCGGTATTTATCTCAAACATTACGAACCGGGAACATCGCTACTTTTCCCCAATTTGCTGGGACAGGACATTTTGACTGATGCTGAGAAGTGCTACATTTTAGAACTGCACAGTAGCGTTTTTGAATTTCTGCAACAAGAAAACGGCTATCTTTGGTGCGACTTGCTGAGTATACATCCTGGTTCGCCTCATCTGCAAACAGCGATCGCTACTTACAGTCGTTATCACACTCACTCAGCCCCAGAACCGCTTTATGTTTTAGCTGGGGAAATGCTTTTCGGCTTTGTGCGCGCCGATGGTGTGCAAATACAATTACTCCTACAAGCACAAGACTATCTGGTCATTCCCCCAGGCGTCGAACATTGGTCTAGTCCTACGGCATCATTGTACTGCAAAGGTGTACGCTACTTTACCACGGCTGAAGGCTGGTTGCCTACATACACAGGAACTCAATTAAGTGATTCCTCCAACAAGCCTTAA